A stretch of Malus sylvestris chromosome 11, drMalSylv7.2, whole genome shotgun sequence DNA encodes these proteins:
- the LOC126591640 gene encoding rRNA-processing protein FYV7-like yields the protein MKNQHPKHEGNREKFSGSRSSSMKKKKKNMRRMGGQGLSLEAFASAKSNSSYFNPALIKKQKELYKNSKYVNKYKKSLKQQQSNPPLAISRFEEEMETEDGKRESKTGYVSKKENETECGSKMESGAGDSSEKENETGGGSKMSKNDKKKKKYGARSIMKMYEMKHEDEQKERMEREAIIQAKKEEREKAEARRKSSREKMLKKTHKGQPVMKYRIQHLLETIQGSSKQA from the exons AGCGGCTCGAGATCGAGtagcatgaagaagaagaagaagaacatgaGGAGGATGGGCGGTCAAGGCCTTTCGCTCGAGGCCTTCGCGAGTGCCAAATCGAACAGCAGCTACTTCAACCCAGCTTTGATTA AGAAGCAGAAGGAGCTCTACAAGAACTCCAAGTATGTGAACAAGTATAAGAAGTCACTGAAACAACAGCAGAGCAATCCTCCGTTGGCGATAAGCCGCTTCGAG GAGGAGATGGAAACCGAAGATGGTAAAAGGGAGAGCAAAACGGGATATGTTAGTAAGAAGGAGAATGAGACTGAATGTGGTAGTAAAATGGAGAGTGGAGCTGGAGATAGTAGTGAAAAGGAGAACGAAACTGGAGGTGGTAGtaagatgagtaagaatgacaagaagaaaaagaagtacGGTGCTCGTAGTATAATGAAAATGTATGAGATGAAACATGAAGATGAACAGAAGGAGAGAATGGAGAGGGAGGCGATTATTCAGGCAAAGAAGGAAGAACGAGAAAAGGCGGAAGCACGAAGGAAGTCTTCTAGGGAGAAGATGCTTAAGAAAACGCATAAAGGTCAGCCTGTTATGAAGTACAGAATTCAGCATCTTTTGGAGACTATTCAAGGTTCTTCGAAGCAAGCATAG
- the LOC126590499 gene encoding uncharacterized protein LOC126590499, with the protein MVQHLVKDSLPKGCPLPYPRPPAPSNEGNGEANGNGKNGGKSKGNDEANGDGKGNSGKSNGDETSHNKSNAKNGSGNSNGKNGGKLDGNGRANGDRAANGGNRDLPKLELYDDFSADF; encoded by the coding sequence ATGGTACAACATCTTGTGAAAGACTCCCTCCCAAAGGGGTGTCCTCTTCCTTATCCCCGTCCTCCAGCACCGTCGAATGAGGGAAACGGCGAAGCTAATGGCAACGGCAAGAACGGTGGGAAGTCAAAGGGAAACGACGAAGCCAATGGCGACGGGAAGGGCAATTCTGGGAAGTCCAACGGTGACGAAACATCACACAACAAATCCAACGCCAAGAATGGTAGTGGGAACTCCAACGGCAAGAATGGTGGGAAGTTGGATGGAAATGGCAGAGCCAACGGTGACAGGGCAGCAAACGGTGGAAATAGGGATCTGCCGAAACTAGAACTGTACGATGACTTTTCTGCAGATTTTTGA